The Micromonospora sp. NBC_01740 genome includes a window with the following:
- a CDS encoding arsenate reductase/protein-tyrosine-phosphatase family protein produces MPPFTVLHVCMGNICRSPMAERLLALAVRERLARREVDPERADELLHSHSAGTGGWHAGEEMNPPASRQVTSRGGSVAGFAARKLRSDHIDAADLVLTATADQQEYVVALRPDAESRTFVLGEFGRLLAGVDAAALPAAEATPDAVYARGVALVEAAHAARLGTTSLPTDDLDDPWGRGDQCFSRVADEIEESVHPLAAVLLP; encoded by the coding sequence GTGCCTCCGTTCACCGTGCTGCACGTGTGCATGGGCAACATCTGCCGCTCCCCGATGGCCGAGCGGCTGCTGGCCCTCGCCGTCCGGGAACGGCTGGCCCGCCGCGAGGTCGACCCGGAGCGCGCCGACGAGCTGCTGCACAGCCACAGCGCCGGCACCGGGGGCTGGCACGCCGGCGAGGAGATGAACCCGCCGGCGTCGCGCCAGGTGACCTCCCGGGGCGGAAGCGTCGCCGGCTTCGCCGCGCGCAAGCTGCGGTCGGACCACATCGACGCCGCCGACCTCGTCCTGACCGCCACCGCCGACCAGCAGGAGTACGTGGTGGCGCTGCGCCCCGACGCCGAGTCGCGCACGTTCGTGCTGGGCGAGTTCGGCCGGCTGCTCGCCGGCGTGGACGCCGCCGCCCTGCCGGCGGCCGAGGCGACCCCCGACGCGGTGTACGCGCGCGGCGTGGCCCTGGTGGAGGCCGCCCACGCCGCCCGGCTGGGCACCACCTCGCTGCCCACCGACGATCTCGACGATCCGTGGGGGCGCGGCGACCAGTGCTTCAGCCGGGTCGCCGACGAGATCGAGGAGAGCGTCCACCCCCTCGCCGCGGTGCTCCTGCCGTAA
- a CDS encoding SDR family oxidoreductase, producing the protein MRCLVTGATGYIGGRLAPRLLAEGHTVRCLARKAGRLRDVPWAARTEIVEGDLRAPETLPAAFEGVDVAYYLVHSLGQAGFEAADREAATRFAEAARAAGVRRIVYLGGPEPAADREVPSAHLRSRAEVGRILLDSGVPTAVLRAAVIIGSGSASFEMLRYLTERLPAMVTPRWVRNRIQPIAVRDVLRYLAGCAHLPPEVNRAFDIGGPDILTFQDMMQRYARVAGLRRRTIVPVRPLTPSLSSHWVGLVTPVPNAIARPLVESLVHEAVAHEHDIAAYVPDPPEGLTGFDQAVAAALAKVRDGEVETRWSTASGPDAPAEPLPSDPEWSGGTAYTDVRERAVHAPPEELWRVVEGVGGEHGWYSFPLAWSVRGWLDRLIGGVGLRRGRRDPHRLQVGEALDFWRVEEIVPGELLRLRAEMRLPGRAWLEMRVVRVDGEGSRYQQRAVFLPRGLPGHAYWGAVAPFHAVVFGGMARNIARQAEQAARRPVAASPRR; encoded by the coding sequence GCGACGGGTTACATCGGCGGACGGCTGGCGCCCCGGCTGCTGGCCGAGGGACACACGGTGCGCTGCCTCGCCCGCAAGGCGGGACGGCTGCGGGACGTGCCCTGGGCGGCGCGGACGGAGATCGTCGAGGGCGACCTGCGCGCGCCGGAGACGCTGCCGGCCGCGTTCGAGGGCGTGGACGTCGCCTACTACCTGGTGCACTCGCTCGGCCAGGCCGGCTTCGAGGCCGCCGACCGGGAGGCCGCCACCCGGTTCGCCGAGGCCGCGCGGGCCGCCGGCGTACGCCGGATCGTCTACCTGGGCGGGCCGGAGCCGGCGGCGGACCGGGAGGTCCCGTCGGCGCACCTGCGCTCCCGGGCCGAGGTGGGGCGGATCCTGCTCGACAGCGGGGTGCCGACGGCGGTGCTGCGGGCCGCGGTGATCATCGGGTCCGGGTCGGCCTCGTTCGAGATGCTGCGCTACCTGACCGAGCGGCTGCCGGCCATGGTCACCCCCCGCTGGGTCCGCAACCGGATCCAGCCGATCGCCGTCCGGGACGTGCTGCGCTACCTGGCCGGCTGCGCGCACCTGCCGCCGGAGGTCAACCGCGCCTTCGACATCGGCGGGCCGGACATCCTCACCTTCCAGGACATGATGCAGCGGTACGCGCGGGTGGCCGGGCTGCGCCGGCGGACCATCGTGCCCGTGCGACCGCTGACGCCGTCGCTCTCCTCGCACTGGGTCGGGCTCGTCACGCCGGTGCCGAACGCGATCGCCCGACCGCTGGTGGAGAGCCTGGTCCACGAGGCCGTCGCCCACGAGCACGACATCGCCGCCTACGTGCCCGACCCGCCGGAGGGGCTGACCGGCTTCGACCAGGCGGTCGCGGCGGCCCTGGCGAAGGTCCGCGACGGCGAGGTGGAGACCCGCTGGTCGACCGCGAGCGGCCCCGACGCGCCGGCCGAGCCACTGCCCAGCGACCCGGAGTGGTCCGGCGGGACCGCCTACACCGACGTCCGCGAGCGGGCGGTGCACGCACCGCCGGAGGAGCTGTGGCGGGTCGTCGAGGGCGTCGGCGGGGAGCACGGCTGGTACTCGTTCCCGCTGGCCTGGTCGGTCCGCGGCTGGCTGGACCGGCTGATCGGCGGCGTGGGGCTGCGCCGGGGCCGGCGCGACCCGCACCGCCTCCAGGTCGGCGAGGCGCTGGACTTCTGGCGGGTGGAGGAGATCGTGCCCGGCGAGCTGCTGCGGCTGCGCGCCGAGATGCGGCTGCCGGGCCGGGCCTGGCTGGAGATGCGGGTGGTCCGGGTGGACGGCGAGGGCAGCCGCTACCAGCAGCGGGCGGTGTTCCTGCCGCGCGGGCTGCCCGGGCACGCGTACTGGGGCGCGGTGGCGCCCTTCCACGCGGTGGTCTTCGGCGGGATGGCCCGCAACATCGCCCGCCAGGCCGAGCAGGCGGCCCGCCGGCCCGTGGCCGCGTCCCCGCGCCGCTGA
- a CDS encoding transglycosylase domain-containing protein has protein sequence MTRARLDKVFTVLLAGSLAGLALAVAALPAALVFGIGFSALAAPYSELPNTLRTPPTPQRSNLYANDGTTLITSFYQEDRVDVPLAEVAPVMRQAVIAAEDTRFHEHSGVDLRGVARAFTVNRGAGETRQGASTLTMQYVRNVLSNDPRLSERQRAAASELSTARKIQEMRYALALERELSKDEILARYLNIAYFGAGAYGVAAASRRYFSKPPADLTLAEAALLAGLVRSPHTDDPINGDADAAVARRAYVLDRLVESGQVPAEAADRARAEQLTLRPSQTPNDCTAVPAEHNDWGFFCDWFTRWWNAQPAFGATVDERQLTLRRGGFSIVSSLDPAVQRATTEQVRRIYSVDDRRAAPTAVVQPGTGRVLAMAVNRNYGVAANPAGQKNHPNTVNQLVAGGGAIEGYQAGSTFKVFTMLAALESGLPLSTEFDAPERIVTDYSASGAASCDGYWCPRNASDLMDGRHTMWTAFGESVNTYFAWLTERVGADRVVEMAERLGIVFRAEEDARLARHGAREWGPFTLGVSATTPLDLAGAYAAVAAEGSWCAPLPVVSIADAAGRPVAAARTHCRQAVDPDVARAAADAARCAVGDQSMYRECDGGTAEGLRRLLGRPVAGKTGSSDGYATETVVAFTPQLAVASIAANPDDPRDAVGQRVQGQLVEAVGEVLAFALRDEPVRDFVPPSEETAFRLTGARAGN, from the coding sequence ATGACCCGGGCACGCCTCGACAAAGTGTTCACCGTGCTGCTCGCCGGCTCGCTGGCCGGGCTGGCGCTCGCGGTGGCGGCCCTCCCGGCCGCGCTGGTCTTCGGGATCGGGTTCTCGGCGCTCGCCGCGCCGTACTCGGAGCTGCCGAACACGCTGCGCACGCCACCCACGCCCCAGCGTTCGAACCTCTACGCCAACGACGGCACCACGCTGATCACCTCCTTCTACCAGGAGGACCGGGTGGACGTGCCGCTGGCCGAGGTGGCGCCGGTGATGCGGCAGGCGGTCATCGCCGCCGAGGACACCCGGTTCCACGAGCACAGCGGGGTCGACCTGCGCGGCGTGGCGCGGGCCTTCACCGTCAACCGGGGGGCCGGGGAGACCCGGCAGGGCGCGTCCACGCTGACCATGCAGTACGTCCGCAACGTGCTCAGCAACGACCCCCGGCTGAGCGAGCGGCAGCGCGCCGCCGCCTCCGAGCTGAGCACCGCGCGCAAGATCCAGGAGATGCGGTACGCGCTGGCCCTGGAGCGGGAGCTGAGCAAGGACGAGATCCTCGCGCGCTACCTCAACATCGCCTACTTCGGCGCGGGCGCGTACGGGGTGGCCGCCGCGAGCCGCCGCTACTTCTCGAAGCCGCCGGCGGACCTCACCCTGGCCGAGGCGGCGCTGCTGGCCGGACTGGTCCGCTCCCCGCACACCGACGACCCGATCAACGGCGACGCGGACGCGGCGGTCGCCCGCCGGGCGTACGTGCTGGACCGGCTGGTGGAGTCCGGGCAGGTCCCGGCCGAGGCGGCGGACCGGGCCAGGGCGGAGCAGTTGACGCTGCGCCCCAGCCAGACGCCCAACGACTGCACGGCGGTGCCGGCGGAGCACAACGACTGGGGCTTCTTCTGCGACTGGTTCACCCGCTGGTGGAACGCCCAGCCGGCGTTCGGCGCGACGGTCGACGAGCGGCAGCTCACGCTGCGCCGGGGCGGGTTCTCCATCGTCTCCTCGCTCGACCCGGCGGTGCAGCGCGCCACCACCGAGCAGGTGCGCCGGATCTACTCGGTGGACGACCGCCGGGCGGCGCCGACGGCGGTGGTCCAGCCCGGCACGGGCCGGGTCCTCGCGATGGCGGTGAACCGCAACTACGGCGTGGCCGCCAACCCGGCCGGGCAGAAGAACCACCCGAACACGGTCAACCAGCTGGTCGCCGGGGGCGGGGCGATCGAGGGTTACCAGGCCGGCTCCACGTTCAAGGTCTTCACGATGCTGGCCGCGCTGGAGTCCGGGCTGCCGCTGAGCACGGAGTTCGACGCGCCGGAGCGGATCGTGACCGACTACTCGGCGAGCGGGGCGGCGAGCTGCGACGGGTACTGGTGCCCGCGCAACGCCAGCGACCTGATGGACGGCCGGCACACCATGTGGACCGCCTTCGGCGAGTCGGTCAACACGTACTTCGCCTGGCTGACCGAGCGGGTCGGCGCGGACCGGGTGGTGGAGATGGCCGAGCGGCTCGGCATCGTCTTCCGCGCCGAGGAGGACGCGCGGCTGGCCCGCCACGGCGCGCGCGAGTGGGGGCCGTTCACCCTCGGGGTCTCCGCCACCACCCCGCTCGACCTGGCCGGCGCGTACGCCGCCGTGGCGGCCGAGGGCTCGTGGTGCGCGCCGCTGCCGGTCGTCTCGATCGCCGACGCCGCCGGTCGCCCGGTGGCCGCCGCGCGGACGCACTGCCGGCAGGCGGTGGACCCGGACGTGGCCCGGGCGGCGGCCGACGCGGCCCGCTGCGCGGTCGGCGACCAGTCGATGTACCGGGAGTGCGACGGCGGCACCGCGGAGGGGCTGCGTCGGCTGCTCGGCCGGCCGGTGGCGGGCAAGACGGGCAGCTCGGACGGGTACGCGACGGAGACCGTGGTCGCCTTCACCCCGCAGCTGGCGGTCGCCTCGATCGCCGCGAACCCCGACGACCCGCGCGACGCGGTGGGCCAGCGGGTGCAGGGGCAGCTGGTCGAGGCGGTGGGGGAGGTGCTCGCCTTCGCGCTGCGCGACGAGCCCGTCCGCGACTTCGTGCCGCCCAGCGAGGAGACCGCCTTCCGGCTCACCGGCGCCCGCGCCGGCAACTGA
- a CDS encoding L-threonylcarbamoyladenylate synthase, which produces MLYDCRSPADRDRGIAAAIEAVKNGELVVLPTDTVYGIGADAFTPYAVKALLDAKGGRQVPPPVLIGSRHTLDGLVYSLPQAARDLVEAFWPGALTIIVAHSPSLRWDLGDSSGTVAVRMPLHPVALEVLRETGPMAVASANKTGQPAALTAEEARDQLSYSVRAYLEAGPCPDPVPSTIVDLTGEVPQLLRQGAVGLEKLRDVVPDILVGQGV; this is translated from the coding sequence ATGCTCTACGACTGCCGGTCGCCCGCCGACCGGGACCGCGGCATCGCCGCTGCCATCGAGGCGGTCAAGAACGGCGAGCTGGTCGTCCTGCCGACCGACACGGTCTACGGGATCGGCGCGGACGCGTTCACCCCGTACGCGGTCAAGGCCCTGCTGGACGCCAAGGGTGGCCGTCAGGTGCCGCCGCCCGTGCTGATCGGCTCCCGGCACACCCTCGACGGCCTGGTCTACTCGCTGCCCCAGGCGGCCCGGGACCTCGTCGAGGCGTTCTGGCCCGGGGCGCTGACCATCATCGTGGCGCACTCGCCCAGCCTGCGCTGGGACCTCGGCGACTCCTCGGGGACGGTGGCGGTGCGGATGCCGCTGCACCCGGTGGCGCTGGAGGTGCTGCGCGAGACCGGCCCGATGGCGGTCGCCTCGGCCAACAAGACCGGCCAGCCGGCCGCCCTCACCGCCGAGGAGGCCCGCGACCAGCTCTCCTACTCGGTGCGGGCCTACCTGGAGGCCGGGCCGTGCCCGGATCCGGTGCCGAGCACGATCGTGGACCTCACCGGCGAGGTGCCGCAGCTCCTCCGCCAGGGCGCCGTCGGGTTGGAGAAGCTCCGCGACGTGGTGCCCGACATCCTCGTCGGCCAGGGGGTCTGA
- the prmC gene encoding peptide chain release factor N(5)-glutamine methyltransferase, whose amino-acid sequence MPQHPSEGTRRQRPSVALARASRTLADAGIASPRAEAEQLAAYVLAVPRGRLALADDLTADQLDRFDELVARRAGREPLQHLTGSAGFRHLELAVGPGVFVPRPETELLAGWGIAQGRRLGAALVVDLCSGSGAIALSVAQELPAARVVAVERSAAALPWLHRNAAARAEAGDRPIEVVAADVTAADLLADLVGRVDVLLCNPPYVPSGVAVPPEVGRHDPANAVFGGGDGLAVIRPVIARAAALLRPGGVFGVEHDDTHGTAVPDLLAADGRFEAVVGHPDLTGRPRFATASRRADGQHAAVAATWQTDSS is encoded by the coding sequence GTGCCGCAACACCCGTCCGAAGGGACGAGACGGCAGCGCCCTTCCGTGGCGTTGGCCCGGGCGTCCCGGACCCTCGCCGACGCCGGTATCGCCTCGCCCCGCGCCGAGGCGGAGCAGTTGGCCGCGTACGTGCTGGCGGTGCCCCGGGGTCGGCTGGCGCTGGCCGACGACCTCACGGCCGACCAGCTCGACCGGTTCGACGAGCTGGTCGCGCGGCGGGCCGGGCGGGAACCGTTGCAGCATCTCACGGGCAGCGCCGGCTTCCGGCACCTGGAACTGGCCGTCGGGCCGGGCGTCTTCGTGCCCCGGCCCGAGACGGAGCTGCTCGCCGGCTGGGGGATCGCGCAGGGCCGGCGCCTGGGCGCCGCGCTGGTGGTGGACCTGTGCAGCGGCTCGGGGGCGATCGCCCTCTCGGTGGCCCAGGAGCTGCCGGCGGCCCGGGTGGTGGCGGTGGAACGGTCGGCGGCGGCGCTGCCCTGGCTGCACCGCAACGCGGCAGCCCGCGCCGAGGCGGGGGACCGGCCGATCGAGGTGGTGGCGGCGGACGTCACCGCCGCCGACCTGCTCGCCGACCTGGTGGGCCGGGTCGACGTGCTGCTCTGCAACCCGCCGTACGTGCCGTCGGGGGTGGCCGTACCCCCGGAGGTGGGCCGGCACGATCCGGCGAACGCGGTCTTCGGCGGTGGGGACGGCCTGGCGGTGATCCGCCCGGTGATCGCGCGGGCGGCGGCGCTGCTGCGCCCGGGCGGCGTGTTCGGCGTGGAGCACGACGACACGCACGGCACGGCGGTGCCCGACCTGCTCGCCGCGGACGGCCGGTTCGAGGCGGTCGTCGGCCACCCGGACCTGACCGGACGGCCCCGCTTCGCGACCGCGTCCCGCCGGGCGGACGGCCAGCACGCCGCCGTCGCCGCGACGTGGCAGACTGACTCCTCGTGA